In bacterium, the DNA window GGAGAAGCCCTCGATCTCAGTGGGCGGATTGCTGCGGTCGAAGTGCTCTTGGGGCCGATGGCTGAACTGTACCCGGCGCGGGCGATGATCCGAACACCATCCGCAGGGACGTTGTACACGTTGATGGAGCAAAGTCATCGCGCGGGCTGTCAGACAATGGAGCGGGCGCTGGTCGAACTGGTTGAGGCCGGGAAACTCACCGAAGCGGCGGCCCGGGAAGCCGCGATCCGGCGCGACACGTTCGATCGCCTTATGCAGGCAAAAGGGATGGCATGAAACGGCGGCGTGGTTCCACGCTAATCGAAGCGCTGATGGCGGCCGTAATCGTGGCCGTAATTGGCGGGCTCGTGGTGATCGCGCTGGCGGAGGCGGGCCAAGCAGGCCAGCGCGCTATGGTGGCTGCACAGGCGCGCCGGGTGCTACAGCAGGAACTCGAGCAGGCTCGGAGCGGCCGCGGAGTCCCGACGAGTGGGACAACGGGGCCATTCACGGTTACGGTAACGACGTCGACGAATATCCAGCCGGCCATGATCGGCGGACCGTGGACGCCGGACTGTTACGGGGGTAGCCCATGCAGCAACGGCATCACGACAAGCACAATGTACGCGCTCACATATGTGAAGGTCGTCGTTAGTTACACGGCCGACGGGACGGTGGTGGCGAGTGGAACGACTACGACTCCTCCATAAGGCTCAACGTGGGCAGGCACTCCTCGGCGCTTTGATCGTCGTCGTGATCCTTGGTGTTCTGACGGCCTCCTTGACGACGTTGGCGATCGAAGGTCAGCAGGCGGGTACAGTGGCGCGGGATCAATTGACGGCCCAATCCATTGCCGAGACCGGGATCAATGCTGGGCTGGCGACGGTGCAGGCGACATCCCAGAACGCGTTTACGAACAACTTATTCACGGTGACGAAGAGTTATGCGCAAACATGGGTGACCGGGGTGGGGTCACCGTGTAGCGCGAGCTCCGTTGCGTACAACATCGGGGACATGTTCTATCACTACTTCCCATTCACACCCTCGGCCGGACAACCCATTATCAACACGATTCAAAGGAGCTCTCCGCCAGCATCGGGGAATTGGATCCGGCTTTGGGATGCCGTGGCGGGCCCCGGCGGGCAGACGTATACGTGGGAAGTGCAAGCGGGCATCGAAGGCGTTGGATCTCCGTGCCCAACGTGGAACGACAACGGTTCGCAGACCATCATGATGTACCCGATTGGCGCGTACGCGTTCGCGTGGGTATGGGGACCG includes these proteins:
- a CDS encoding type II secretion system protein, with the protein product MKRRRGSTLIEALMAAVIVAVIGGLVVIALAEAGQAGQRAMVAAQARRVLQQELEQARSGRGVPTSGTTGPFTVTVTTSTNIQPAMIGGPWTPDCYGGSPCSNGITTSTMYALTYVKVVVSYTADGTVVASGTTTTPP